A DNA window from Oncorhynchus tshawytscha isolate Ot180627B linkage group LG13, Otsh_v2.0, whole genome shotgun sequence contains the following coding sequences:
- the LOC112240376 gene encoding tissue alpha-L-fucosidase, producing MFAQANWVCLLLAALLIAIPASGTRYQANWESLDARPLPTWYDEAKFGIFVHWGVFSVPGFESEWFWWHWQGQNPPDPKCVKYMLDNYPPGFSYPDFAPQFHAQFFDPDDWADIFEASGAKYVVLTAKHHEGFTTWPSSYSWNWNSVDTGPHRDLVGDLAEAVRNRSLHYGLYNSLYEWFNPLYLADKKNNFTTQDFVLKKLLPELYDMVLSYKPELIWSDGDWEAPDTYWNSTEFLAWLYNDSPVKDVIVTNDRWGAGCYCKHGGYYNCADKYTPGELPKHKWEKCQSVDTQSWGYRRTMRLSELMDLPSIVQDLVQTVAMGGNYLLNVGPTPDGMIPPVFEERLRGIGAWLEVNGEAIYSSKPWRLQTENATVPVWYTSKYSSVFAVFMTKPTVYTFHLSEPITAESTTVTLLGNLEPLRWAPLHPRGLIILLPELPPTPAQAWILKLDGVK from the exons ATGTTTGCTCAAGCAAACTGGGTATGTCTCCTGCTCGCCGCGTTGCTGATAGCAATACCAGCAAGCGGGACGCGATACCAAGCGAACTGGGAGAGTTTGGACGCAAGACCGCTTCCTACATGGTACGATGAAGCCAAGTTCGGGATTTTCGTCCACTGGGGGGTGTTCTCAGTCCCCGGGTTCGAGAGTGAGTGGTTCTGGTGGCATTGGCAAGGCCAAAACCCACCTGATCCGAAGTGTGTTAAGTACATGCTGGATAACTACCCGCCCGGGTTCAGCTATCCAGATTTCGCGCCCCAGTTCCATGCCCAGTTCTTTGACCCGGATGACTGGGCTGACATATTCGAGGCTTCCGGTGCAAA GTATGTGGTTCTGACAGCGAAGCACCATGAAGGATTCACTACCTGGCCCTCTTCCTACTCGTGGAACTGGAACTCTGTGGACACTGGACCACACAGAGACCTGGTGGGAGACTTGGCAGAGGCCGTACGCAACAG GTCCCTGCACTATGGACTCTATAACTCCCTGTATGAATGGTTCAACCCCCTCTACCTGGCAGACAAGAAAAACAACTTCACAACACAGGACTTTGTCTTGAAAAAACTGCTGCCTGAGCTTTATGACATGGTCCTAAG CTACAAGCCAGAGCTGATCTGGTCCGATGGGGACTGGGAAGCTCCTGACACCTACTGGAACTCAACAGAATTCCTGGCCTGGCTCTACAACGACAGTCCTGTTAAA gatgTGATCGTGACCAATGACAGGTGGGGGGCGGGGTGTTACTGTAAACACGGTGGCTACTATAACTGTGCAGACAAATACACCCCTGGGGAGCTGCCCAAACACAAGTGGGAGAAGTGTCAGTCTGTAGACACACAGTCCTGGGGTTACCGCAGGACCATGAGGCTCTCTGAACTGATGGATCTGCCCAGTATCGTACAG GACCTTGTTCAAACAGTGGCCATGGGGGGTAACTACCTGCTGAATGTGGGTCCTACCCCCGACGGCATGATCCCCCCAGTGTTtgaggagaggctgaggggtaTCGGGGCCTGGCTGGAGGTCAACGGAGAGGCCATCTACTCCTCCAAACCCTGGAGGCTCCAGACTGAGAATGCCACCGTACCTGtctg gtacacctccaaatacTCCAGTGTGTTTGCTGTCTTCATGACGAAACCCACTGTGTACACATTCCACCTGTCTGAACCTATCACAGCAGAGAGCACCACG GTGACATTATTGGGGAACCTAGAGCCTCTGAGATGGGCTCCTCTTCACCCCCGGGGTCTGATCATCCTCCTTCCTGAGTTACCCCCAACCCCGGCCCAGGCCTGGATCCTCAAACTGGATGGGGTCAAGTGA